Part of the Candidatus Omnitrophota bacterium genome, GGCAGTCGGCTAACTGCAGCCTTATCTGCGGCTGTTGATGGGAAGGAAAAACGTCTATGATCCTTTGGACGGTCTGCGGGGCATCCGGTGTATGTAAGGTTGCCAAAACCAAATGCCCGGTTTCTGCGGCAGTAAGAGTAGTAGAGATAGTTTCTAAGTCGCGCATTTCGCCTACAACGATGATATTGGGGTCCTGCCTTAAGACGTGCCTTAAGGCTTCCGCGAAAGAGTGGGTATCGGCGTAAACCTCCCTTTGCTTAATAATGCTTTTTTTATTCGGCTGTATAAATTCAATGGGGTCTTCAATACATACGACCAAGCTTTCCCTTTCATTATTGATCAAGTCAATCATTGCTGCTAAGGTAGTGGTTTTACCTGAGCCCGTTGGGCCGGTAACCAGCACTAAACCGTTAGGTTTACGCGCCAGGTCCTTAACTATAGGCGGCAGGCCTAATTCTTCAATCGCGGGTATTCTTAAGGGGACGCGCCTGAATGCCGCTTCCACTGACCCTCTTTGTATGTGTACATTGACCCTGAACCTGTCCATAGCTGCGAGGGCAAGGGAGAAATCCAATTCTAAGTCATGCTCCAGCTTTTCCTTCTGGGAATTATTCAGTATGCCGTAAATCATAAGTTTTAAATCCTCCCTCTTTAAGGGGGGCTGGTTTACCCGCATTAGCTTTCCGTCGATACGCAAGATGGGCGGTTCCTTTTCGGTAAGATGCAGGTCCGAAGCTTTTTTTTCTATGCACAACAAAAGCAATTCACGGATTTCTATCATACTAACCTCCCTTAATGAGCACATAACTTACTCGCGCTCTCGTGCTCGTAAGTTATGTGCGCGAATTAATCCGCCTTCGGCGGATAAGTTCGGACAATCCGCCTACGGCGGATGTCCTCACTTATAAGTATTCACGAGGGTCGGTAATCTTCCCCTTAACCGCAGATGCGCTGACCGTAGCCGGCGAAGCCAAATAAATAAATGCGTTGGGGTTGCCCATCCTGCCTTTGAAATTTCTGTTGGCGCTGGATATAACTGTTTCGCCGTCTGCGGGGACGCCATTATGCGTGCCGACGCAGGGTCCGCATCCGGGAGCGACTATTACTGCGCCCGCCTTAATAAATATATCAATAATACCCGACCGTAAGGCATCCTGAAATATTGCGCGTGAAGAAGGGGCAACGATGAATTTCACTCCCCTGGCCACTTTTCTTGATTTGAGTATTTTAGCCGCTATGGTTAAATCTTGAAGCCTGCCGTTTGTGCAAGTGCCTAAAAAAGCCTCATCTATTTTTTTACCCTTCAATTTATTTACGTCTACGGCGCTATCTACGCTGTGTGGGCAGGATACTTGCGGCTTAAGCTGTGAGATATCATACTCTAAGGTTTTGATATATTCAGCGCCTTTATCTGCCGTTACCGCCTTTATTTTTTTGTTTTTAACCCTTGTTTTTAACCAGGCTGAAGTCTTTTTATCCTGGGGCATAAATCCTGCCTTAGCCCCCATCTCTACGACCATATTACAGACGGTAAAACGGCCGTCCATGCCTATTTTATCGATTACCTCGCCATAAAATTCTACTGCTTTATATGTGGCTCCGTTAGAGCCTATACTGCTGATAATATGTAAAATAATATCCTTAGCGAATATCCCCTTAGGCATCTTACCCTTTACAATTATTTTTATGCTCTGAGGTACTTTAAACCAGTTTTTTCCCGTAGCCAAGGCGACTGCCAGGTCAGTTGAACCTACTCCCGTAGCAAAAGCGCCCAGCGCCCCGTAAGTACAGGTATGCGAGTCTGCGCCCAGTACTAAATCCCCGGGCAGGATCTGCCCGGATTCGGGGATAACCTGATGGCACACGCCGCAACCGGCTTCATAAAGGCCCACATTATAAGCATCGGCGAAGGCACGCATCCTTTTGTGGATCCTGGAGACGCCTTCGTTTGGCGAAGGGGCGTTGTGGTCAATCACCATGCAGAATCTTGTTTTTATCCGTTTTACCTCTAATTCTTTTAACCTGTCCAGAATAATGGACGATGTCCCGTCTTGGCCGAAAGCAAAATCAACCTTGCATATAGCAAGGTCCCCTGCTTTAAGTTTTCTTCCGGCATGGCTGCTAAGTATTTTTTCGGCGATAGTCTGATAAATCATAATTTTTTGGCCCAGCCTTCTATTCTATCCATGCCTTTTTCCAGTTGCGCCAGGCTGGTGGCGAAACTTATACGCACGTAATCATCACAGCCAAAACCCGAACCAGGGATGAGGCTTACGGAGGCCTCATCAAGCAGGCGGCCGGCAAAGGTAAGGGAATCCATTTTAAACTTAGAAATATCGCAGAATATATAAAATGCGCCCTGCGGCTTTACGGGTTTAAACCCCTTGATTTTAATCAGCCTGTTAAAGGCATAGTCCCTTTTCTTCTGGAATTCGCTAGCCATAAGTTTAGAAAAATCATCCGTAGCGTTAAGGGCTTCTAGGGCTGCTTTCTGGCTGATTGAAGCAGGGTTTGAAGTAGAGTGGTCCTGCAATTTGGATATGGCCTCTGCTATATCCAAAGGGGCCCCCAGGTAGCCGATACGCCATCCGGTCATGGAATGGCTTTTAGATACGCCGTTAACAGTAATAACGGATTCGTATATATCTTTACCGAGGGAGGCGATAGAGGTATGTTTTAAATTGTCGTAGATAAGCTTTTCATATACCTCGTCGCTGATTATGAAAATTTTTTTTGCTGTACAGATACGCGCTATCCCTTTTAGCTCTGCCTCTGTATAAACACAGCCGGTAGGATTGGATGGGCTATTTAGTATCAGCAGTTTTGTTTTGGAATTAATGTGTTTTTCTAAGTCTTTAGGGGTAATCTTGAAATGATTCTGCGCAAGGGTAGGTATGAAACGGATTTTACCTTCGCATAGATTTACCATTTCCGGATAACTCACCCAATAAGGAGAAGGTATTAAGACTTCGTCGCCCTCCTCCACTAATACAAACAGGGCATTGAAGATGCTGTGTTTTGCCCCGCAGGAAACAATTATCTGGTTGGGGGCGTAATCAAGGGAGTTATCTCTTTTGAATTTTTCGCAAATCGCTCCTTTTAATTCCGGGATACCGGTGGTAGGGGTGTATTTTGTAAATCCAGCTTTTATCGCGTTTATGGCAGCTTCTTTAATGAAATCAGGCGTATCAAAATCCGGTTCTCCGGCGGCAAAGTTAACGACATCGCGCCCCTCGGATTTTAATTTTTTAGCTTTTGCGGTTATGGCAAGAGTTTGGGAAGGATTTATTTTCTTAAGGCGTTTTGCCAGCCTTGCATCTTTTTGCATCGAGATTTCTTTATGGTTATAAAGAGTCCCGCTCTTTTTTGAATATTCCCCGAAGCCCCCCTAAGAATTTTTTGGTAGGCTTTTTAGTAATGGGCGGTTTTTCCTTTACCGCTATTTCTGTCTTTGATTTTTCTTCTCTGAGTTTTTCTTCTTTTAAGGGCCTCTCTTCGGCTATTTCCGTTTTCTTTGGGGTTTCGGCCTGAATTTTCTTAGGCTTTTTTTCCTTAATTTCGGTAAGCGCCAGGATTGCTAATTGCGCATTATCCCCCCGCCTTACCCCTAAATTTAAAATTCTGGTGTAGCCGCCGATTCTATTGGTAAAACGCGGGGCGATATCCTTAAAAAGCAGGCTGACCAGCTTATGGCTGCCCAGTATTTTATAGGCCTGCCTTTTGGCAAAAAGGGAGTTCTTTTTGCCTAAAGATATAAGCTCCTCTACCAATGGTTTTGCGGCCTTGGCCCTATGCAAGGTAGTTTTAATCTGTTGGTGAATGATCATGGCCCTTGCCAGGCTGATGAGCGTTGCCTTACGCCAACTGGTAAAACGGTTTAATTGTAATCTAGCCTTTGCGTGTCTCATCTAGTTTATCCTTTATTATATTATCTATATTTAATTTATGTTTTCTTTAATTTCTTAGAATCAACCTGCATGCCTAGGTTCACACCCATGCCCGCGAGCAATTCCTTTATTTCGGTCAGGGATTTCTTGCCGAAATTTTTAAAACTCAACATTTCCTCTTCCGTCTTCTTTACTAAATCAGCTATGGTCTTGATATTAGCTTCCCTCAGGCAATTTGAGCTCCTTACCGATAATTCCAGCTCCGATATGGGCAGCTTTAATTTTTCATATAGCATCATTTCTTCCCGGCTCATCTGCGGCTCTTCTTCTATTTCCTCGGGTAGCTGGCCGAAACTGACAAAGATATCCAGGTGCCTCTGCAGGATATTGGAGGCATAAAGAAGGGCGTCCTTTGGGGTTATGGCGCCGTTGGTTAATATTTCTAATATCAGTTTATCGTAGTCTGTCCTTTGCCCTACGCGCGTATTCTCTACGTAAAAATTCACCTTTTTAACCGGGCTGAATATGGAGTCTATGGGGATTACGTTTATACTGGCGCCGTCTTTTTTATTTGCTTCCTGAGGCACATAACCCCGGCCCCTGGCTACCTCAAGTTCCGCCTGGAACTTTATATCTTTAGTAAGGGTGGCGATATGCAGGTCAGGGTTAATTATTTCTATAGTTTCATCGACCTCAATATCTTTTCCCTTGACCTCGCCTTTGGTATTTTTTTTCACGTAGATAGTCTTGGGTATCTTTGAGTGGGAATTCAAGACCAGGCTCTTTATGTTTAAAATTATCTCCGGGATATCTTCCAGTACCCCGGGGATAGTAGAGAATTCATGCTCTACCCCCAAAAATTTAACCGAGGTAACCGCGCTGCCTTCTATAGAAGAAAGCAAAACCCTTCTTAAGGAACTGCCTAAGGTTACGCCGTAGCCTCTCTCGAAAGGGGCAGCAGAAAATTTACCATAGGTATTAGTGTAGCTAGCTTCATCGCACTCCAGCTTCTTCGGTAATTGAAAATCCCTCCATTTTGTGCCCATCTTCCCTCGCTTTCACTCTTAAGCAATAAAATGTTATTTAGAATACAACTCTACAATCAGCTGTTCCTGGATCGGTTGTTGTATATCCTCTTTTTCCGGTAATCTTAAGACCATTGCCTTTAGTTCTTTGGTGTCGAATTGCAGCCAGGAAGGTACCCCCCTATCGTTAGATAATTCAAGGTTCTCCCGGATTTTCTTTTGTCCCTTTTCTTTTGTTTTTATCTGAATAACATCGTCTTTACTTATAAGATACGAAGGTATGTTAACCCGCGTAGAGTTTACATAGACTAAATTATGGCGTACTATCTGGCGGCTCTGTGCCCGGGATAGGCCTAGGCCCAGCCTGAATACGACATTATCCAGCCTTCTCTCTAATAATTGCAATAGCACCTTTCCGGTTACGCCTTTTGTTTTAGAGGCAATATGGAAATACCTGCGGAATTGTTTTTCTAGGACCCCGTACATCCTTTTGGCCTTTTGTTTTTCTCTTAGCTGTAGCCCGTAGTTAGATAGTTTTTGCCTCCTGCCCTGGCCGTGTTGCCCCGGGGCATAGCTTCTTTTAGCAATGGCGCATTTGGGTGTGTTACATCTTGGCCCTTTTAAGAATAATTTTTCTCCCTGGCGCCTGCAGAGCCTACAAACAGCATTTATATATCGGCCCATTTATTTTATACTCTCCTTCTTTTTCTGGCACGGCATCCGTTATGAGGGATCGGCGTGACATCCCTGATTGAGACAACAGTCAGGCCCGCAGCCTGTAGCGCCCTGATTGCCGATTCCCTGCCTGAGCCAGGCCCTTTTACGTAGACCTCGATTTCTTTAATCCCGATTTCTTTGGCTTTTCTTGCCGCGTCGGTTGCAGCTATCTGGGCGGCAAAAGGCGTGGACTTTTTCGAACCGCTGTAACCTACGATACCGGGCGCCGACCAGACCAGGGCATTACCCTGTTTATCGGTTATGGTAATTATGGTATTATTGAAGCTTGCCTGTATATGGGCTATGCCGTTGGTTATGCCCTTTGCGATCTTTTTCTTTTTTGCCTTGTCCTTTACCGCCATATTTTTTCACTCCATTAATTATTTTGCAGGCTTAGCTGCAGGGGCGGCCTTTTTATCGTCGGTAGATTTCTTTATCACGGCCATGCCGCCTTTACGCGGGCCCTTTCTGGTCCTTGCGTTTGTACGCGTACGTTGCCCTCTTACGGGAAGGCCCTTTTTATGGCGCATCCCCCTCCATGACCCGATATCCATCAATCTTTTGATATTTTGCGAGATCTCACGCCTTAGGTCGCCTTCTACCCTCATCCCGCTTTTCTGTATGGTATTGGTGAGGCGCACGGTTTCCTCTTCAGTCAGGTCTTTGGCGCGCTTACCGGCATCGATAGCGGCTTCCTTAAGGATTTTATTGGAGGTATCCCTGCCTATGCCATAAAGATAGGTAAGGGCAATTTCGATTCTTTTTTCCTTGGGTATATCTACGCCTACGATTCTGGGCACTTCTTCCTCCTTTAAAACTTAATTACTTTTAGCCCTGTTTTTGTTTATGTTTTGGATTAGGACAGATTACCCGGACAATCCCTCTCCTTTTGATAATCTTGCACCTGTCACAGATTTTTTTTACCGAAGCCTTTACTTTCACCCCGCCCTTCCTTCCGTATATTTCCCCACTCTCCCTTTTTTTAGGAAGGGCGGGGTTCATATTTTATTTTGATCTAAAAGTAATCCTGCCTCTGGTTAAGTCATAAGGAGAAAGCTCCAGCTTTACTTTATCTCCCGGCAGTATCCTGATAAAATTCATGCGCATTTTACCCGAAACGTGGGCGAGCACGCGGTGCCCGTTTTCTAATTCTACCCGAAACATAGCATTAGGCAAAGCTTCAATTACCGTACCCTCGGTTTCAATCAGCTCTTCTTTTGCCATATTTGTCAATCAGTCAATACCTGCGGCCCATCGTCCGTGATGGCTACCGTATGTTCAAAATGCGCCGAAGGCATACCGTCTTTTGTCACTGCGGTCCAACCGTTATCCAGGATCTCGCATTCCCAAGTTCCCATATTTACCATAGGCTCAATGGCAAAGACCATGCCGTTTTTTAATAATTCGCCCTCGTGGGGCCTGCCGAAATTAGGTATTTCAGGGGTTTCATGTAAGCTGTGGCCTATACCGTGGCCTACAAACTGCCTGACCACGGAAAAACCGTGTTTTTCCACATAGGTTTGGATCGCATAAGATATATCCGACAGGCGGTTATTTACCCTTGCCCGTTCTATGCCTTTTAAGAGAGCGTTTTTAGTTACGGCGATCAATCTATCCGTGCCGGAGGCAAGGCGGCCTACGCCCACGGTAATTGCCCCGTCGCAGAAATAACCTTTATAGTTTATACCTAAGTCCAGGCCGATAATATCGCCTTCTTTTAATCGCCTGGGCCCGGGTATGCCGTGCACCACTTCTTCGTTAATGGAAGCGCAGATATTTCCCGGGAAGCCTTTGTAGCCTTTAAATGCCGGCAGGGCCTTTTCTTTATCCACTAGTTTTTGCGCCAATTCGTCAATTTCTAACGTCGAGACCCCTGCCTTAACAGAGCTTTTCAGCCTCTGCATTATTTCAGCAAGGATCTTTCCGGATTTTTTCAGCATTTTCAGGTCCTCTTTAGACTTTATGGGAATCATTAGGTTCTTTTGTTAACTCAATAATTTTATTCAGCACCATTTCCGCATCCCCGTCTGCCGAAAGGCGGTAAAGGCTGCCTTTTTGATTGTAGTATTGAACTACAGGAGAAGATTCCTTTAGATAGACCTCAAGACGTTTTTTAATCGTCTGGGGATTGTCATCGTTTCTTTGATAAAGTTTACCGCCGCATTTATCACAGGCCATATCTACTTTCGGCGGCATGTTCTTAATATGAAAATTCTCCGAACAAACGCTGCAGACTAAGCGCCCAGAGAGCCGTTGTATGATTACCGGTTCGCTGGTATCAAGATAAATTACTAAATCCGGACCGGATTTTTTTAACATGTTATCCAGCGCTTCCGCTTGGCTGATATTACGGGGGTAACCGTCTAAAATAAATCCTCTTTGGGTATCCGATTGGTTAATACGCTCACTTAACATCTGCGTAACCAATTCATCGGGTACTAAAGCGCCCCTGTTCATAAAATCCTGGGCCTGTTTACCTAACGGGGTATTGCCTGAGACATTTTGCCTGAGTATATCTCCGGTAGAGATGTGCGGCAGGCCTAACTTCTCTGCCAATACCTTTGCCTGCGTGCCTTTTCCCGCACCCGGCGGGCCCAATAATATTATTTTCATTCTATCTCCTTCCCCTGATGCGTCCACCCTTGATAAACCCTTCATAGTGGTGCATGAGAAGGTGTGATTCTATCTGTTTTATCGTATCCAATACGACGCCTACTACAATTAATATTCCTGTGCCGCCGAAAAAAGAAGCCACCAAGTAAGGAATCTTAAGCCAGGCCATAATAAAATCCGGAAAGATCGCGATAAAGGCGATAAAAGACGCTCCGGCTAAGGTTATGCGCGTCATCACGTAATCCAGGAATTCGGTAGTGGAAGTCCCCGGCCTGATCCCCGGGATAAAGCCGCCGTATTTTTTCATATTTTCGGATAAATCCACGGGATTAAACACGATAGCGGTATAGAAATAGCAGAAGAATATAATCAATAACGCATATACAGCCGTATAGAGCAGGTGCCCTCTTACGAGCCCCTGGGCCCAGCTTTGAAATGTGGGGTTAGGTATGAATGAAGCCAAAGTAGCGGGAAAAAGGATTATTGATTGGGCAAAGATTATGGCAATAACGCCGGAGGTGTCTACTTTTAAAGGTATGTAAGTGCTCTGGCCGCCGAAAATCTTTCTTCCTACAACCCTGCGCGCATACTGCACGGGGATCTTTCTTTGCCCCTGGGTAATGAGGATTACCGCAAAGACTACGCCTACCAAGAGAGCTGCCATAATCAACAAGGTAAAAGGCTGGATTTGCCTGCGGCCAGGCGAGAAAGGCGAAATCAATATGAATAATTGGTGCATTGCCGGCCAGAGCCGGGAAATAATACCGCAGGTGATGACTAAAGAGATGCCGTTACCGATACCCCTTTCCTGTATCTGTTCGCCTAACCACATAATAAATATCGTGCCGGTAGTTAAAGTAAGGACGGTTAATATGCGAAAACCCCATCCGGGGTATACGACTATCCTTAAACCTTCAAAACGCGCGGGATTCTCAAGCCACAGGGCGATAAAGAAGGATTGTATTAAAGAAAGCGCTACTGTCCCGTAACGGGTGTATTGATTTATTTTTTCATAACCGGCCTTGCCCTCCTTGGCTAGTTTTTCTAAG contains:
- the rpsM gene encoding 30S ribosomal protein S13, with product MPRIVGVDIPKEKRIEIALTYLYGIGRDTSNKILKEAAIDAGKRAKDLTEEETVRLTNTIQKSGMRVEGDLRREISQNIKRLMDIGSWRGMRHKKGLPVRGQRTRTNARTRKGPRKGGMAVIKKSTDDKKAAPAAKPAK
- the rpsK gene encoding 30S ribosomal protein S11, with the translated sequence MAVKDKAKKKKIAKGITNGIAHIQASFNNTIITITDKQGNALVWSAPGIVGYSGSKKSTPFAAQIAATDAARKAKEIGIKEIEVYVKGPGSGRESAIRALQAAGLTVVSIRDVTPIPHNGCRARKRRRV
- a CDS encoding 3-isopropylmalate dehydratase large subunit, which codes for MYQTIAEKILSSHAGRKLKAGDLAICKVDFAFGQDGTSSIILDRLKELEVKRIKTRFCMVIDHNAPSPNEGVSRIHKRMRAFADAYNVGLYEAGCGVCHQVIPESGQILPGDLVLGADSHTCTYGALGAFATGVGSTDLAVALATGKNWFKVPQSIKIIVKGKMPKGIFAKDIILHIISSIGSNGATYKAVEFYGEVIDKIGMDGRFTVCNMVVEMGAKAGFMPQDKKTSAWLKTRVKNKKIKAVTADKGAEYIKTLEYDISQLKPQVSCPHSVDSAVDVNKLKGKKIDEAFLGTCTNGRLQDLTIAAKILKSRKVARGVKFIVAPSSRAIFQDALRSGIIDIFIKAGAVIVAPGCGPCVGTHNGVPADGETVISSANRNFKGRMGNPNAFIYLASPATVSASAVKGKITDPREYL
- the rpmJ gene encoding 50S ribosomal protein L36; this encodes MKVKASVKKICDRCKIIKRRGIVRVICPNPKHKQKQG
- a CDS encoding adenylate kinase, whose amino-acid sequence is MKIILLGPPGAGKGTQAKVLAEKLGLPHISTGDILRQNVSGNTPLGKQAQDFMNRGALVPDELVTQMLSERINQSDTQRGFILDGYPRNISQAEALDNMLKKSGPDLVIYLDTSEPVIIQRLSGRLVCSVCSENFHIKNMPPKVDMACDKCGGKLYQRNDDNPQTIKKRLEVYLKESSPVVQYYNQKGSLYRLSADGDAEMVLNKIIELTKEPNDSHKV
- the rplQ gene encoding 50S ribosomal protein L17, translated to MRHAKARLQLNRFTSWRKATLISLARAMIIHQQIKTTLHRAKAAKPLVEELISLGKKNSLFAKRQAYKILGSHKLVSLLFKDIAPRFTNRIGGYTRILNLGVRRGDNAQLAILALTEIKEKKPKKIQAETPKKTEIAEERPLKEEKLREEKSKTEIAVKEKPPITKKPTKKFLGGLRGIFKKERDSL
- the infA gene encoding translation initiation factor IF-1, coding for MAKEELIETEGTVIEALPNAMFRVELENGHRVLAHVSGKMRMNFIRILPGDKVKLELSPYDLTRGRITFRSK
- a CDS encoding DNA-directed RNA polymerase subunit alpha, which encodes MGTKWRDFQLPKKLECDEASYTNTYGKFSAAPFERGYGVTLGSSLRRVLLSSIEGSAVTSVKFLGVEHEFSTIPGVLEDIPEIILNIKSLVLNSHSKIPKTIYVKKNTKGEVKGKDIEVDETIEIINPDLHIATLTKDIKFQAELEVARGRGYVPQEANKKDGASINVIPIDSIFSPVKKVNFYVENTRVGQRTDYDKLILEILTNGAITPKDALLYASNILQRHLDIFVSFGQLPEEIEEEPQMSREEMMLYEKLKLPISELELSVRSSNCLREANIKTIADLVKKTEEEMLSFKNFGKKSLTEIKELLAGMGVNLGMQVDSKKLKKT
- the map gene encoding type I methionyl aminopeptidase, with amino-acid sequence MIPIKSKEDLKMLKKSGKILAEIMQRLKSSVKAGVSTLEIDELAQKLVDKEKALPAFKGYKGFPGNICASINEEVVHGIPGPRRLKEGDIIGLDLGINYKGYFCDGAITVGVGRLASGTDRLIAVTKNALLKGIERARVNNRLSDISYAIQTYVEKHGFSVVRQFVGHGIGHSLHETPEIPNFGRPHEGELLKNGMVFAIEPMVNMGTWECEILDNGWTAVTKDGMPSAHFEHTVAITDDGPQVLTD
- the secY gene encoding preprotein translocase subunit SecY — protein: MFSALVNSFKIPDLKKRIIVTAVLIIVYRIGCYIPTPGIDGAALAEFFNRMAKTQGGTIFGIINMFSGGAMERLTIFALGIMPYISSSIILQLLTAVIPALEKLAKEGKAGYEKINQYTRYGTVALSLIQSFFIALWLENPARFEGLRIVVYPGWGFRILTVLTLTTGTIFIMWLGEQIQERGIGNGISLVITCGIISRLWPAMHQLFILISPFSPGRRQIQPFTLLIMAALLVGVVFAVILITQGQRKIPVQYARRVVGRKIFGGQSTYIPLKVDTSGVIAIIFAQSIILFPATLASFIPNPTFQSWAQGLVRGHLLYTAVYALLIIFFCYFYTAIVFNPVDLSENMKKYGGFIPGIRPGTSTTEFLDYVMTRITLAGASFIAFIAIFPDFIMAWLKIPYLVASFFGGTGILIVVGVVLDTIKQIESHLLMHHYEGFIKGGRIRGRR
- a CDS encoding type IV pilus twitching motility protein PilT gives rise to the protein MIEIRELLLLCIEKKASDLHLTEKEPPILRIDGKLMRVNQPPLKREDLKLMIYGILNNSQKEKLEHDLELDFSLALAAMDRFRVNVHIQRGSVEAAFRRVPLRIPAIEELGLPPIVKDLARKPNGLVLVTGPTGSGKTTTLAAMIDLINNERESLVVCIEDPIEFIQPNKKSIIKQREVYADTHSFAEALRHVLRQDPNIIVVGEMRDLETISTTLTAAETGHLVLATLHTPDAPQTVQRIIDVFPSHQQPQIRLQLADCLQGVISQLLLPKASGQGRVIATEIMLGVAGIRNLIRTQEIEQIATLMQTGSQYGMKTMDKSLKELYQQGLISLDVAMSKVKSPDEFKQL
- the rpsD gene encoding 30S ribosomal protein S4, yielding MGRYINAVCRLCRRQGEKLFLKGPRCNTPKCAIAKRSYAPGQHGQGRRQKLSNYGLQLREKQKAKRMYGVLEKQFRRYFHIASKTKGVTGKVLLQLLERRLDNVVFRLGLGLSRAQSRQIVRHNLVYVNSTRVNIPSYLISKDDVIQIKTKEKGQKKIRENLELSNDRGVPSWLQFDTKELKAMVLRLPEKEDIQQPIQEQLIVELYSK
- a CDS encoding pyridoxal phosphate-dependent aminotransferase, yielding MQKDARLAKRLKKINPSQTLAITAKAKKLKSEGRDVVNFAAGEPDFDTPDFIKEAAINAIKAGFTKYTPTTGIPELKGAICEKFKRDNSLDYAPNQIIVSCGAKHSIFNALFVLVEEGDEVLIPSPYWVSYPEMVNLCEGKIRFIPTLAQNHFKITPKDLEKHINSKTKLLILNSPSNPTGCVYTEAELKGIARICTAKKIFIISDEVYEKLIYDNLKHTSIASLGKDIYESVITVNGVSKSHSMTGWRIGYLGAPLDIAEAISKLQDHSTSNPASISQKAALEALNATDDFSKLMASEFQKKRDYAFNRLIKIKGFKPVKPQGAFYIFCDISKFKMDSLTFAGRLLDEASVSLIPGSGFGCDDYVRISFATSLAQLEKGMDRIEGWAKKL